A single Lusitaniella coriacea LEGE 07157 DNA region contains:
- a CDS encoding carotenoid oxygenase family protein — protein sequence MPTQKAWSKSLLKPAREFPLTLLSIIEGKIPQGLRGTLYRNGSGRLQRGNCRVGHWFDGDGAILAVHFAEEEAKATYRYVQTAGYRQEEAANRFLFPNYGMTAPGLFWQKWLKEVKNVANTSVLAVSDRLLALWEGGSPHALDRETLETLGIDDLSGLKKGMTFSAHPKVDPQTGEIFNFGVKAGAKGTLLLYKLDRAGKIQQQGSAQIPGFPFIHDFLLAGSYLVFFIPPVRVNVFPVALGLQSYSDALQWKPELGTQILIFDRATLSLISRSEGDPWFQFHHSNAFVDRDGCIIAEMVAYEDFRINQYLEEIARGQTQTIAKGTLWQVRLDPQTGRILAREQLLDRGCEFPQVAPQSVGQPWRYTYLSTHREGVKGGEEIFGAIGCFDRKTGELTLADTGENHYPSEPIYAPDALNPQQGWLLTVVYNGDRDSGEVWIYDRDRLQEEPVCKLQLPHPIPIGFHGTWKGL from the coding sequence ATGCCAACCCAAAAAGCCTGGTCAAAATCCCTCCTAAAACCCGCGCGAGAATTCCCTCTCACGCTCTTATCCATTATTGAAGGAAAAATCCCTCAAGGACTGCGCGGCACCCTCTATAGAAATGGTTCCGGACGCTTGCAAAGGGGAAATTGTCGGGTAGGACATTGGTTCGACGGGGACGGGGCAATCTTAGCTGTTCATTTTGCTGAAGAAGAGGCAAAGGCAACTTACCGCTACGTGCAAACTGCTGGATATCGCCAGGAAGAAGCCGCCAATCGATTCTTATTCCCCAACTATGGAATGACTGCACCGGGGTTATTTTGGCAAAAATGGCTAAAAGAAGTGAAAAATGTTGCCAACACTTCAGTTTTAGCGGTTTCCGATCGACTCCTTGCCCTATGGGAAGGTGGATCCCCTCACGCCCTCGATCGCGAAACTTTAGAAACTTTGGGAATAGATGACTTGTCTGGGTTGAAAAAGGGAATGACTTTTTCCGCTCATCCCAAAGTCGATCCCCAAACGGGAGAAATCTTTAACTTCGGTGTCAAAGCGGGGGCAAAAGGAACCCTACTCCTTTACAAACTCGATCGCGCGGGTAAGATTCAACAACAAGGTTCGGCACAAATTCCCGGATTTCCCTTCATCCACGACTTCCTCCTTGCAGGGTCTTATTTAGTCTTTTTTATTCCCCCAGTACGAGTTAATGTTTTTCCTGTTGCCTTGGGGTTACAGTCCTACAGCGATGCCTTGCAGTGGAAACCGGAGTTAGGAACGCAAATCCTCATTTTCGATCGCGCAACCCTTTCCCTCATCAGTCGCAGCGAGGGCGATCCTTGGTTTCAATTCCATCACAGTAATGCTTTTGTCGATCGCGATGGATGCATTATTGCAGAGATGGTTGCCTACGAAGATTTTCGCATCAATCAATACCTCGAAGAAATCGCAAGGGGACAAACCCAAACCATTGCGAAAGGAACCCTCTGGCAAGTGCGCCTCGATCCTCAAACCGGACGCATCCTCGCACGAGAACAACTGTTAGATCGAGGGTGCGAATTCCCCCAAGTTGCCCCCCAATCCGTCGGACAACCCTGGCGCTACACCTATCTATCCACCCATCGAGAAGGGGTAAAGGGTGGCGAGGAAATCTTTGGGGCAATTGGCTGTTTTGACCGCAAAACGGGCGAGTTAACCCTTGCGGATACGGGAGAGAACCATTATCCCTCCGAACCTATTTACGCCCCCGATGCCCTCAATCCTCAACAGGGATGGCTCTTGACCGTCGTTTATAATGGCGATCGCGATTCTGGAGAAGTTTGGATTTACGATCGCGATCGTCTCCAGGAAGAACCCGTTTGTAAATTACAACTCCCTCATCCCATCCCCATTGGATTTCACGGGACTTGGAAGGGGTTATGA
- the tkt gene encoding transketolase, whose amino-acid sequence MVVAKQSLEELCINSIRFLAIDAVEKAKSGHPGLPMGAAPMAFVLWDRIMRFNPKNPGWFNRDRFVLSAGHGCMLQYAMLYLTGYDGVTLDDIKNFRQWESKTPGHPENFMTPGVEITTGPLGQGIANAVGLAIAEAHLAAKYNKPDCTLVDHYTYVILGDGCNMEGISGEASSLAGHLGLGKIIALYDDNHISIDGSTDIAFTEDVSKRFEAYNWHVQHVPDGNTNLEAITEAIEKAKAVTDKPSMIKVTTTIGFGSPNKGNTAGIHGAALGGDEVKATRENLGWEHEPFHVPDDALNHMRKAVERGESSEAEWNQTLATYRSKYAEEAAEFERFLSGKLPEGWEKALPTYTPADKALATRKNSEMTLNALAPVVPELIGGSADLTHSNLTELKVSGNFQKGQYENRNLRFGVREHAMGAICNGIALHEAGLVPYGATFLVFTDYMRNAIRLSALSQAGVIFVMTHDSVGLGEDGPTHQPVEHVASLRMIPDLIVYRPADGNETSGAYKVALERAKGIGSSQKQTTLLALTRQGLPNLEGSSIENAAKGAYVLSDSDGTPDIILIGTGSEVSLCVDAADKLRGEGKKVRVVSMPSWEIFEDQDASYKESVLPKAVTKRVSVEAGTTFGWGRYAGSEENAIGVNRFGASAPGGEIMKKLGFTVDHVVSKAKEVLG is encoded by the coding sequence CAATCCGCTTCCTCGCCATTGATGCGGTAGAAAAAGCGAAATCCGGTCACCCCGGCTTGCCAATGGGGGCAGCACCGATGGCATTTGTTCTTTGGGATCGCATCATGCGGTTCAATCCCAAAAACCCCGGATGGTTTAACCGCGATCGCTTCGTTCTCTCCGCCGGTCACGGCTGTATGCTCCAGTATGCCATGCTTTACCTCACGGGTTATGATGGCGTGACCCTCGATGATATCAAGAACTTCCGACAGTGGGAATCCAAAACTCCCGGACACCCCGAAAACTTCATGACCCCTGGCGTGGAAATCACCACTGGTCCTCTCGGACAGGGAATTGCCAATGCCGTAGGACTCGCGATCGCGGAAGCTCACCTCGCCGCCAAATACAACAAACCCGACTGCACCCTCGTCGATCACTACACCTACGTTATCCTCGGCGACGGCTGCAACATGGAAGGGATCTCTGGCGAAGCTTCCTCTCTTGCCGGACACCTAGGCTTAGGCAAAATCATCGCCCTCTACGACGACAACCACATCTCCATCGATGGTTCCACCGACATCGCCTTCACCGAAGACGTAAGCAAGCGCTTTGAAGCCTACAACTGGCACGTCCAGCACGTTCCCGATGGCAACACCAACCTTGAAGCCATCACCGAAGCTATCGAAAAAGCCAAGGCTGTCACTGACAAGCCTTCGATGATTAAAGTCACCACCACTATCGGTTTCGGCTCCCCCAACAAAGGCAACACTGCTGGGATTCACGGTGCAGCTCTCGGTGGCGACGAAGTGAAAGCTACTCGCGAAAATCTTGGTTGGGAACACGAACCCTTCCACGTCCCCGATGATGCTCTCAACCATATGCGCAAAGCCGTCGAACGAGGTGAAAGTAGCGAAGCTGAGTGGAACCAAACCCTTGCCACCTATCGTTCCAAATACGCTGAAGAAGCAGCAGAATTCGAGCGGTTCCTGTCGGGCAAACTCCCCGAAGGTTGGGAAAAAGCACTTCCCACCTACACCCCTGCCGATAAAGCTCTCGCCACTCGGAAAAACTCCGAGATGACCCTCAACGCCCTGGCCCCCGTCGTTCCCGAACTGATTGGCGGTTCGGCAGACTTAACCCACTCCAACTTGACCGAGTTAAAAGTTTCTGGCAACTTCCAAAAAGGGCAGTACGAAAATCGCAACCTGCGTTTCGGCGTGCGGGAACACGCAATGGGAGCTATTTGCAACGGGATTGCCCTCCATGAAGCAGGATTAGTCCCCTACGGTGCAACCTTCCTGGTCTTCACCGACTATATGCGGAATGCCATTCGCCTCTCCGCTCTTTCCCAAGCTGGGGTCATTTTTGTCATGACCCACGACTCCGTTGGTTTGGGCGAAGACGGTCCGACGCACCAACCCGTGGAACACGTCGCTTCCCTGCGCATGATTCCCGATTTGATTGTTTACCGTCCTGCGGATGGTAACGAAACTTCCGGGGCGTATAAAGTGGCGCTGGAGCGAGCCAAAGGCATTGGCAGCTCGCAAAAACAAACCACCCTTCTGGCCTTAACTCGTCAAGGATTGCCCAACCTCGAAGGGAGTTCCATCGAAAATGCAGCCAAAGGCGCTTACGTCCTTTCCGACAGCGACGGTACTCCCGATATCATCCTGATCGGTACGGGTTCTGAAGTTTCCCTGTGTGTGGATGCGGCAGACAAGCTGCGCGGCGAAGGTAAAAAGGTGCGCGTGGTTTCCATGCCCAGTTGGGAAATTTTTGAAGACCAAGACGCAAGCTATAAAGAGTCCGTTCTGCCTAAAGCCGTAACCAAGCGCGTTTCTGTGGAAGCAGGAACGACCTTTGGTTGGGGTCGCTATGCTGGCAGCGAAGAGAACGCAATTGGCGTTAACCGCTTCGGTGCTTCTGCTCCTGGCGGCGAAATCATGAAGAAGCTGGGCTTCACTGTTGACCATGTGGTTAGCAAGGCGAAAGAAGTTCTCGGCTAA